The Juglans regia cultivar Chandler chromosome 2, Walnut 2.0, whole genome shotgun sequence genome includes a window with the following:
- the LOC109014455 gene encoding probable copper-transporting ATPase HMA5 isoform X1: MHASLCWWSPSEGGIEEVVAGQGHMQRPGSCMPPPDQAKAIFAVISTTCSAGAGSVENAVKRLPGIREAVVDVLNNRAQVLYNPSSVDEERIRETIESSGFQATLINDDTNERSTQICKIHINGMTCTSCSSTIESALKSIPGVQKAQVALATEEAEVHYNPKSVSYNKLLEAIENTGFEGILISTGEDISKIELKVDGVDNDHETRMIEKSLQELPGVQEIVTYPELNKISISYKPDMTGPRTFISVIESTGSGRVKARIYPKGGGREARRRKEIKQYYRFFLWSLVFTIPVFLTSMVFMYIPGIKHVLDAKVVNMLTVGMVVRLELSTPVQFIIGRRFYIGSYKALRHGSANMDVLIVLGTNAAYFYSVYSLLRSAYSKDFKGTDFFETSSMLISFILLGKYLEILAKGKTSEAIAKLMDLTPATVILLTLDSEGNVVSEQEIDGRLVQKNDVIKVIPGAKVASDGYVLWGESHVNESMITGEARPVAKRKGDTVIGGTVNENGVLHIRATRVGSESVLSQIVRLVESAQMAKAPVQKFADRVSKYFVPMVIILSFSTWLSWFFAGKFHAYPKSWIPSSMSGFELALQFGISVMVIACPCALGLATPTAVMVGTGVGASQGVLIKGGQALESAHKVNCIVFDKTGTLTVGKPVVVNTRLLTNIALQDFYILIAATEVNSEHPLAKAIVEYAKNFVEDKENPAWPEARDFISITGHGVKAVVQNREIIVGNKSLILDQNIAIPSDAEDILAKAEGLAHTGILVSIDKELVGVLAISDPLKPGAREVISILKSMNIRSIVMTGDNWGTAKSIAKEVGIETVIAEAKPEDKAEKVRDFQGSGYTVAMVGDGINDSPALVAADVGMAIGAGTDIAIEAADIVLMKNNLEDVITAIDLSRKTFSRIRLNYIWALGYNLLGIPIAAGALYPFTGLRLPPWIAGAAMAASSVSVVCSSLLLKYYRVPRKLEMHGIKIE, encoded by the exons ATGCATGCTAGCTTGTGCTGGTGGTCGCCCAGTGAAGGTGGGATCGAGGAAGTTGTCGCTGGGCAGGGCCACATGCAGCGTCCGGGCTCCTGCATGCCACCGCCTGATCAGGCGAAGGCCATCTTTGCAGTCATCAGCACGACGTGCTCGGCGGGGGCTGGATCGGTAGAGAATGCCGTCAAGCGGCTGCCGGGAATACGTGAGGCCGTGGTTGATGTTCTTAATAATAGGGCCCAAGTCCTCTACAACCCCAGTTCTGTCGAT gaggaaagaatacgtgAGACAATTGAAAGTTCTGGTTTTCAAGCTACATTGATCAATGATGACACAAATGAGAGATCCACTCAAATATGCAAAATACACATAAATGGAATGACTTGCACCTCTTGCTCCTCCACTATTGAATCAGCTCTGAAATCAATTCCAGGAGTACAAAAGGCCCAAGTGGCCTTGGCAACTGAAGAAGCAGAAGTTCATTATAATCCCAAGTCTGTGAGCTATAATAAACTGTTGGAAGCCATAGAAAACACTGGATTTGAAGGCATTCTTATTAGTACTGGGGAAGACATAAGCAAGATTGAGCTTAAAGTTGATGGTGTAGACAATGATCATGAAACGAGAATGATTGAAAAGTCTCTCCAAGAACTCCCAGGGGTTCAAGAGATAGTCACATACCCTGAACTCAACAAAATTTCCATATCCTACAAACCAGATATGACAGGTCCCAGAACTTTCATCAGTGTCATTGAGTCTACTGGGAGTGGACGTGTTAAAGCAAGGATATACCCCAAAGGAGGGGGAAGAGAAGCCCGTAGAAGGAAGGAAATTAAGCAGTATTATAGATTCTTTTTATGGAGTTTGGTTTTTACTATTCCAGTATTTCTAACATCCATGGTTTTCATGTATATCCCTGGAATTAAGCATGTATTAGATGCCAAAGTAGTCAACATGTTGACTGTTGGAATGGTTGTGAGGTTGGAGTTGTCTACTCCAGTACAGTTTATTATAGGCCGGAGGTTCTACATTGGGTCTTATAAAGCTTTGCGCCATGGTTCAGCCAATATGGATGTTCTAATTGTCTTGGGAACAAATGCAGCCTACTTCTATTCTGTCTACTCATTGTTAAGGTCTGCTTATTCTAAAGATTTCAAGGGTACAGATTTCTTTGAGACTAGCTCAATGCTAATCTCATTCATTCTGCTTGGAAAGTACTTGGAGATTTTGGCTAAGGGAAAGACATCAGAGGCCATTGCCAAGCTTATGGACTTGACTCCTGCGACAGTAATATTGTTAACTCTGGACAGTGAAGGAAATGTGGTGAGCGAACAAGAAATTGATGGTCGATTAGTACAGAAGAATGATGTGATTAAAGTTATCCCAGGTGCCAAAGTAGCTTCGGATGGTTATGTTCTGTGGGGAGAAAGCCACGTAAATGAGAGCATGATAACTGGAGAAGCACGGCCAGTGGCAAAAAGGAAGGGAGACACGGTGATTGGAGGAACTGTGAATGAGAATGGGGTGTTGCACATTAGAGCAACACGAGTAGGATCAGAGAGTGTTCTTTCACAGATTGTTCGGCTTGTTGAGTCAGCTCAGATGGCTAAAGCTCCAGTCCAGAAATTTGCTGACCGTGTTTCCAAATACTTTGTGCCCATG GTTATTATACTTTCATTTTCAACCTGGTTATCCTGGTTTTTTGCTGGAAAGTTCCATGCTTACCCAAAATCTTGGATACCATCTTCCATGAGTGGCTTTGAGCTTGCACTTCAGTTTGGGATCTCTGTCATGGTTATAGCCTGCCCTTGTGCTCTAGGCCTAGCAACTCCAACTGCTGTTATGGTTGGTACTGGAGTTGGCGCTTCACAAGGTGTACTAATTAAAGGAGGCCAAGCTTTAGAAAGTGCACATAAG GTGAACTGCATTGTGTTTGATAAGACAGGCACTCTCACGGTTGGGAAACCAGTGGTTGTTAACACACGACTGTTGACAAACATTGCGCTTCAAGATTTTTATATTCTCATTGCTGCAACAGAG GTAAACAGTGAGCACCCATTAGCCAAGGCCATAGTGGAGTATGCCAAGAACTTTGTAGAAGATAAAGAGAATCCTGCCTGGCCAGAAGCAAGAGACTTTATCTCCATTACTGGCCATGGAGTGAAAGCTGTTGTTCAAAACAGGGAAATAATTGTGGGAAACAAGAGCTTGATTTTGGACCAGAACATTGCAATTCCATCAGATGCTGAAGATATACTTGCAAAAGCTGAAGGGTTGGCCCATACTGGGATTCTAGTATCTATAGATAAGGAACTGGTTGGAGTTCTAGCCATATCTGATCCACTTAAACCAGGTGCTCGAGAAGTCATTTCCATTCTCAAGTCTATGAACATTAGGAGCATAGTGATGACAGGTGACAATTGGGGCACTGCCAAATCCATTGCCAAGGAAGTTGGAATTGAAACTGTTATTGCAGAAGCCAAACCAGAGGATAAAGCAGAGAAAGTGAGAGATTTTCAG GGTTCAGGCTACACTGTGGCAATGGTGGGAGATGGCATAAATGACTCACCAGCACTTGTGGCAGCAGATGTTGGAATGGCAATTGGAGCTGGCACAGACATTGCAATTGAGGCAGCTGACATTGTTCTCATGAAGAACAACTTGGAGGATGTGATAACTGCCATTGATCTTTCCAGGAAAACCTTCTCACGCATTCGTCTAAACTATATCTGGGCTTTGGGATATAATCTGCTTGGCATCCCAATTGCTGCTGGGGCCCTTTATCCATTCACTGGACTTCGTTTACCACCATGGATTGCTGGAGCTGCAATGGCTGCCTCTTCTGTCAGCGTTGTATGCAGCTCCCTCTTGTTGAAGTATTACAGGGTACCTCGAAAGCTGGAGATGCATGGAATAAAGATCGAGTAA
- the LOC109014455 gene encoding probable copper-transporting ATPase HMA5 isoform X2: MHASLCWWSPSEGGIEEVVAGQGHMQRPGSCMPPPDQAKAIFAVISTTCSAGAGSVENAVKRLPGIREAVVDVLNNRAQVLYNPSSVDEERIRETIESSGFQATLINDDTNERSTQICKIHINGMTCTSCSSTIESALKSIPGVQKAQVALATEEAEVHYNPKSVSYNKLLEAIENTGFEGILISTGEDISKIELKVDGVDNDHETRMIEKSLQELPGVQEIVTYPELNKISISYKPDMTGPRTFISVIESTGSGRVKARIYPKGGGREARRRKEIKQYYRFFLWSLVFTIPVFLTSMVFMYIPGIKHVLDAKVVNMLTVGMVVRLELSTPVQFIIGRRFYIGSYKALRHGSANMDVLIVLGTNAAYFYSVYSLLRSAYSKDFKGTDFFETSSMLISFILLGKYLEILAKGKTSEAIAKLMDLTPATVILLTLDSEGNVVSEQEIDGRLVQKNDVIKVIPGAKVASDGYVLWGESHVNESMITGEARPVAKRKGDTVIGGTVNENGVLHIRATRVGSESVLSQIVRLVESAQMAKAPVQKFADRVSKYFVPMVNCIVFDKTGTLTVGKPVVVNTRLLTNIALQDFYILIAATEVNSEHPLAKAIVEYAKNFVEDKENPAWPEARDFISITGHGVKAVVQNREIIVGNKSLILDQNIAIPSDAEDILAKAEGLAHTGILVSIDKELVGVLAISDPLKPGAREVISILKSMNIRSIVMTGDNWGTAKSIAKEVGIETVIAEAKPEDKAEKVRDFQGSGYTVAMVGDGINDSPALVAADVGMAIGAGTDIAIEAADIVLMKNNLEDVITAIDLSRKTFSRIRLNYIWALGYNLLGIPIAAGALYPFTGLRLPPWIAGAAMAASSVSVVCSSLLLKYYRVPRKLEMHGIKIE, translated from the exons ATGCATGCTAGCTTGTGCTGGTGGTCGCCCAGTGAAGGTGGGATCGAGGAAGTTGTCGCTGGGCAGGGCCACATGCAGCGTCCGGGCTCCTGCATGCCACCGCCTGATCAGGCGAAGGCCATCTTTGCAGTCATCAGCACGACGTGCTCGGCGGGGGCTGGATCGGTAGAGAATGCCGTCAAGCGGCTGCCGGGAATACGTGAGGCCGTGGTTGATGTTCTTAATAATAGGGCCCAAGTCCTCTACAACCCCAGTTCTGTCGAT gaggaaagaatacgtgAGACAATTGAAAGTTCTGGTTTTCAAGCTACATTGATCAATGATGACACAAATGAGAGATCCACTCAAATATGCAAAATACACATAAATGGAATGACTTGCACCTCTTGCTCCTCCACTATTGAATCAGCTCTGAAATCAATTCCAGGAGTACAAAAGGCCCAAGTGGCCTTGGCAACTGAAGAAGCAGAAGTTCATTATAATCCCAAGTCTGTGAGCTATAATAAACTGTTGGAAGCCATAGAAAACACTGGATTTGAAGGCATTCTTATTAGTACTGGGGAAGACATAAGCAAGATTGAGCTTAAAGTTGATGGTGTAGACAATGATCATGAAACGAGAATGATTGAAAAGTCTCTCCAAGAACTCCCAGGGGTTCAAGAGATAGTCACATACCCTGAACTCAACAAAATTTCCATATCCTACAAACCAGATATGACAGGTCCCAGAACTTTCATCAGTGTCATTGAGTCTACTGGGAGTGGACGTGTTAAAGCAAGGATATACCCCAAAGGAGGGGGAAGAGAAGCCCGTAGAAGGAAGGAAATTAAGCAGTATTATAGATTCTTTTTATGGAGTTTGGTTTTTACTATTCCAGTATTTCTAACATCCATGGTTTTCATGTATATCCCTGGAATTAAGCATGTATTAGATGCCAAAGTAGTCAACATGTTGACTGTTGGAATGGTTGTGAGGTTGGAGTTGTCTACTCCAGTACAGTTTATTATAGGCCGGAGGTTCTACATTGGGTCTTATAAAGCTTTGCGCCATGGTTCAGCCAATATGGATGTTCTAATTGTCTTGGGAACAAATGCAGCCTACTTCTATTCTGTCTACTCATTGTTAAGGTCTGCTTATTCTAAAGATTTCAAGGGTACAGATTTCTTTGAGACTAGCTCAATGCTAATCTCATTCATTCTGCTTGGAAAGTACTTGGAGATTTTGGCTAAGGGAAAGACATCAGAGGCCATTGCCAAGCTTATGGACTTGACTCCTGCGACAGTAATATTGTTAACTCTGGACAGTGAAGGAAATGTGGTGAGCGAACAAGAAATTGATGGTCGATTAGTACAGAAGAATGATGTGATTAAAGTTATCCCAGGTGCCAAAGTAGCTTCGGATGGTTATGTTCTGTGGGGAGAAAGCCACGTAAATGAGAGCATGATAACTGGAGAAGCACGGCCAGTGGCAAAAAGGAAGGGAGACACGGTGATTGGAGGAACTGTGAATGAGAATGGGGTGTTGCACATTAGAGCAACACGAGTAGGATCAGAGAGTGTTCTTTCACAGATTGTTCGGCTTGTTGAGTCAGCTCAGATGGCTAAAGCTCCAGTCCAGAAATTTGCTGACCGTGTTTCCAAATACTTTGTGCCCATG GTGAACTGCATTGTGTTTGATAAGACAGGCACTCTCACGGTTGGGAAACCAGTGGTTGTTAACACACGACTGTTGACAAACATTGCGCTTCAAGATTTTTATATTCTCATTGCTGCAACAGAG GTAAACAGTGAGCACCCATTAGCCAAGGCCATAGTGGAGTATGCCAAGAACTTTGTAGAAGATAAAGAGAATCCTGCCTGGCCAGAAGCAAGAGACTTTATCTCCATTACTGGCCATGGAGTGAAAGCTGTTGTTCAAAACAGGGAAATAATTGTGGGAAACAAGAGCTTGATTTTGGACCAGAACATTGCAATTCCATCAGATGCTGAAGATATACTTGCAAAAGCTGAAGGGTTGGCCCATACTGGGATTCTAGTATCTATAGATAAGGAACTGGTTGGAGTTCTAGCCATATCTGATCCACTTAAACCAGGTGCTCGAGAAGTCATTTCCATTCTCAAGTCTATGAACATTAGGAGCATAGTGATGACAGGTGACAATTGGGGCACTGCCAAATCCATTGCCAAGGAAGTTGGAATTGAAACTGTTATTGCAGAAGCCAAACCAGAGGATAAAGCAGAGAAAGTGAGAGATTTTCAG GGTTCAGGCTACACTGTGGCAATGGTGGGAGATGGCATAAATGACTCACCAGCACTTGTGGCAGCAGATGTTGGAATGGCAATTGGAGCTGGCACAGACATTGCAATTGAGGCAGCTGACATTGTTCTCATGAAGAACAACTTGGAGGATGTGATAACTGCCATTGATCTTTCCAGGAAAACCTTCTCACGCATTCGTCTAAACTATATCTGGGCTTTGGGATATAATCTGCTTGGCATCCCAATTGCTGCTGGGGCCCTTTATCCATTCACTGGACTTCGTTTACCACCATGGATTGCTGGAGCTGCAATGGCTGCCTCTTCTGTCAGCGTTGTATGCAGCTCCCTCTTGTTGAAGTATTACAGGGTACCTCGAAAGCTGGAGATGCATGGAATAAAGATCGAGTAA
- the LOC109014454 gene encoding probable copper-transporting ATPase HMA5, protein MATKLLALACIGRESHGPDLSPRSHYPSMPKYPKGMSVQERSVELAGSEAKPAVFSVMGMTCSACAGSVEKAIKRLPGIREAVVDVLNNKAQVLFYPSFVNEATIRETIEDVGFEATLIDQDEMNDRSIQVCRIRINGMTCTSCSSAIESALQAIHGVQKVQVALATEEAQIHYDPKIVISYNQLLETILDSGYGAILISSGEEYLLSKIELKVEGVRTDHSMRMIEESLQALPGIQDINISPVLKKISLSYKPDVTGPRTFINVIESTGSRRFKGSIYPEGGGGGRETHRQGEIKQYYRSFLWSLVFTVPIFLTSMVFMYIPGIKHVFDTKVVNMMSVGMLLRWVLSTPVQFIIGRRFYTGSYKALRHGSANMDVLIALGTNGAYFYSVYSVLRAATSKDFKGTDFFETSAMLISFILLGKYLEVLAKGKTSEAIAKLMDLAPDTAILLTLDDEGNVVSEEDIDSRLIQKNDVIKIIPGAKVASDGFVIRGQSHVNESMITGEARPVAKRKGDTVIGGTLNENGVLHIKATRVGSESALSQIVRLVESAQLAKAPVQKFADRISKYFVPFVIIFSFSTWLAWFLAGKFHGYPKSWIPSSMDSFELALQFGISVMVIACPCALGLATPTAVMVGTGVGASQGVLIKGGQALESAHKVDCIVFDKTGTLTIGKPVVVNTKLLKNMVLREFYELIAATEVNSEHPLAKAIVGYAKKFREDDENPAWPEARDFDSITGHGVKAIVRNKEIIVGNKSLILDHNITIPVDAEDMLAEAEGMAQTGILVSIDGEMAGVLAISDPLKPGAEEAISILKSMKIKSIMVTGDNWGTANSIGKEVGIETIVAEAKPEQKAEKVKELQASGYTVAMVGDGINDSPALVAADVGMAIGAGTDIAIEAADIVLMKSNLEDVITAIDLSRRTFFHIRLNYIWALGYNLLGIPIAAGILFPSTRFRLPPWIAGAAMAASSVSVVCCSLLLKYYKRPKKLDNLEIRGIRIE, encoded by the exons ATGGCAACCAAGTTGTTAGCTTTAGCTTGCATTGGGCGGGAGAGTCATGGGCCTGATCTATCGCCGCGGTCGCACTATCCGTCGATGCCCAAGTACCCCAAGGGCATGTCGGTGCAAGAAAGAAGCGTGGAGCTGGCCGGGTCAGAGGCCAAGCCGGCCGTGTTCTCGGTCATGGGAATGACATGCTCCGCATGCGCTGGATCGGTCGAGAAGGCGATCAAGCGGCTTCCTGGGATACGCGAGGCCGTTGTCGATGTCCTAAACAATAAGGCGCAGGTCCTGTTTTATCCAAGCTTCGTAAAC GAGGCGACCATTCGTGAGACTATTGAAGATGTCGGATTTGAAGCCACATTAATTGATCAAGATGAGATGAATGATAGATCTATTCAAGTATGCCGAATACGCATAAATGGAATGACATGCACATCTTGCTCCTCCGCTATTGAATCAGCCTTGCAGGCAATTCATGGTGTACAAAAGGTTCAGGTGGCCTTAGCAACTGAAGAAGCACAGATTCATTATGATCCAAAGATTGTGATCAGCTACAACCAGTTATTGGAAACCATACTAGACAGTGGATACGGAGCCATACTTATCAGTTCTGGGGAAGAATATCTCCTTAGCAAGATAGAGCTCAAAGTTGAAGGTGTACGCACTGACCACTCAATGAGAATGATCGAAGAGTCTCTTCAAGCACTTCCAGGAATTCAAGACATAAACATATCCCCAGTACTCAAGAAAATATCCCTCTCTTACAAACCAGATGTAACAGGGCCCAGAacttttattaatgtgattgagtCAACCGGGTCAAGACGTTTCAAGGGAAGCATATATCCGGAAGGAGgcggaggaggaagagaaactcATAGGCAGGGGGAAATTAAGCAGTATTACAGATCCTTTCTGTGGAGTTTGGTTTTTACAGTTCCTATATTTCTAACCTCCATGGTCTTCATGTATATCCCAGGAATTAAGCATGTATTTGATACCAAAGTCGTCAATATGATGAGTGTTGGCATGCTTTTGAGGTGGGTGCTTTCAACTCCAGTGCAGTTCATCATAGGCCGGCGATTCTACACTGGATCCTACAAGGCTTTGCGCCATGGATCTGCAAATATGGATGTTTTGATTGCCTTGGGAACAAATGGAGCCTACTTCTATTCAGTCTACTCTGTGTTGAGGGCTGCTACCTCTAAAGATTTCAAGGGTACAGATTTCTTTGAGACTAGTGCAATGCTTATCTCCTTCATTCTACTTGGCAAGTATTTAGAGGTTTTGGCTAAGGGAAAGACATCAGAAGCCATTGCTAAACTTATGGACTTGGCACCTGACACAGCAATCTTGTTGACCTTGGATGATGAAGGAAATGTCGTTAGTGAAGAAGATATCGACAGTCGGTTGATACAAAAGAATGATGTAATTAAGATTATTCCCGGAGCAAAGGTAGCTTCTGATGGTTTTGTGATACGGGGTCAAAGCCACGTAAATGAGAGTATGATAACAGGAGAAGCACGGCCAGTGGCCAAAAGGAAGGGCGATACGGTGATTGGAGGCACTCTGAATGAGAATGGGGTGTTGCACATAAAAGCAACTCGAGTAGGATCAGAGAGTGCTCTTTCACAGATTGTCCGACTTGTTGAGTCAGCCCAGTTGGCTAAAGCTCCTGTTCAGAAGTTTGCTGATCGCATTTCCAAATACTTTGTGCCTTTC gtcattatattttcattttcaacttGGCTTGCCTGGTTTTTAGCTGGAAAGTTCCATGGGTACCCAAAATCTTGGATTCCATCTTCTATGGATAGCTTTGAGCTTGCACTCCAGTTTGGGATATCTGTCATGGTTATAGCCTGCCCTTGTGCTCTGGGCCTAGCAACACCCACTGCTGTTATGGTTGGCACCGGTGTTGGTGCATCTCAAGGTGTACTGATCAAAGGAGGTCAAGCATTAGAAAGTGCACATAAG GTTGACTGCATTGTTTTTGACAAGACTGGAACTCTCACAATTGGGAAGCCTGTTGTTGTTAACACAAAACTCTTGAAAAATATGGTTCTTCGAGAATTCTACGAACTTATTGCTGCAACCGAG GTGAACAGCGAGCACCCTTTAGCGAAGGCCATTGTCGGGTATGCTAAGAAATTCAGAGAAGATGATGAGAACCCAGCCTGGCCTGAAGCACGAGATTTTGATTCCATTACTGGCCATGGGGTGAAGGCCATTGTCCGGAACAAGGAAATAATCGTTGGAAACAAGAGCTTGATTTTGGACCACAACATTACCATACCAGTGGATGCTGAAGACATGCTAGCAGAAGCTGAAGGGATGGCCCAAACTGGGATTCTAGTATCAATTGACGGTGAAATGGCTGGAGTTTTAGCCATATCTGATCCATTGAAACCAGGTGCAGAAGAAGCCATTTCAATTCTAAAGTCAATGAAAATTAAGAGCATCATGGTGACAGGTGACAATTGGGGAACTGCCAATTCCATTGGCAAGGAAGTTGGAATTGAAACCATTGTTGCCGAAGCCAAACCCGAGCAGAAAGCAGAAAAAGTCAAGGAGTTGCag GCTTCAGGCTATACTGTGGCAATGGTGGGAGATGGCATAAACGACTCTCCAGCACTAGTGGCAGCAGATGTTGGAATGGCAATTGGTGCTGGCACAGACATTGCAATTGAGGCAGCAGACATTGTTCTCATGAAGAGCAACTTGGAGGATGTGATAACTGCCATTGACCTTTCAAGGAGAACATTTTTCCATATTAGACTGAACTACATATGGGCTTTGGGATATAATTTACTTGGTATCCCAATTGCCGCCGGGATCCTTTTCCCCTCCACCAGATTCCGTTTACCGCCATGGATTGCTGGAGCTGCAATGGCAGCCTCTTCTGTCAGTGTTGTCTGCTGTTCTTTGCTGTTGAAATACTACAAGAGGCCCAAGAAACTTGACAACCTTGAGATACGTGGAATAAGGATCGAGTGA